CACCGGAAACTGGAGCGCGGAAGAAGGGAAGGCCACCTACAAAGACGTGGTGGTGGAAACCTCATCGCGTTTCGAAACCGGAGCAGAAATCCCCGTGGTTCAGGTGGACGACACCTTCGAGCAACCGCAGGACCGCGACCCCGGAGACGACGCCGCGATCCTCGCGTTCTGCCTCTCCTTGCTGTCCTTCGGCATCTACTGCCTCCTCACCGGCTTCGGTACCCGCAACGGCCCCGGCTTCACCGCTTCTTGGCAGCGCCTGCCGGCCCAGACCGTCACCGGCCCGGTACTGGGCGGCCTCTGCGCCCTGGGCGCCCTGGGAGCGCTCGTCTGCGCCCTCGCCCTGTGACAGCCGGCCATATCCCCATCCCTGAGGAACCCCCAATGACACAAGTACACGGGAACGCCGCGCCGAACGCCGCCGAACCGGAAACCCGCGCGGGCCTCGGCCGCCTCATCGGCGCGGGCCTGATCCTCGTAGGCGTCGTCCTGATGGCCCTGGGCGCCTACCTCGGCCCGTACACCTACGCCACGTCCACGCCGGGCAAGCTCACCGTCGACACCTGCACCGTCGACTACAAGTACCGCTCGAGCACGTCGAGCAGCTCGCGCAAGAAGACCAAGACCAGGTGGTGCTACGGCACCTTCACCGCCAACGACGGCTCCATGAAGGACCTCAACGCCGAGCTCAAGAGCGATGCCCTGCACCAGCGCGGCTACGTCATCGAGACCCTCAAGACCGGCGACACCTCCTACAAGCTGGACCGCGGCTGGGTCGGCGCCATCGCCACCGGCTGCGCGTGGTTCTTCGGTGGCCTGATGCCGCTCGCGATCGGCTACTTCGGGGTCGTTACCGGCTTCTCCTCTACGCGGGCGCCGAGTGCGGGGTTGTTCCGCACGTGCTTGGTGCTGGTCGTGGTGGGGGTGATCGGGTTGCTTGTCAGCCTGTTGGTGGGGTTCTTCGCTTGACCTTCGCGTCACCTTCGCGTGACAGAAGCCTTGGCGTTGATCCCGAACGGCACTCGGCGGCATGGCAGACCATGAAGGTCTGCCATGCCGCCGAGTTGCTGTTGCTGCTGGTGTTGGTGCCGGTGTTTCTTAGGTATCTAGGAATCAGTCGTGGGCAATGCCGCGAGGGAGAAGGAATCCCCACTGATGCCGGCACCGACCGAGGTGACGTAGATCACGCCCTTGTGCCAGAACGGCCACGCATCGATGCCCGTGTTCGTGTCCACCTCTTCCGGATATTCGACGAGTGTCGTCATCGCACCGTCCTCCGGGTTGAACTCCACCAGCTTCGGCCTCTCCGTGGACTCGGTGACGTACACCAACAGACGCTCGTCACCGGTCTCGCGGAGTGGGATGTACTCCATCTTGGGTGATGCCTTCGACCGCCACAGCTCCTTTCCGCTGTCGAGGTCGTAGGCGACCAGCGACCTGGGGCTGCCGGCGCCCCCGTCCGGGTCATAGCCGCCCATGAGGAAGATGTTTCCGAAACCTGCGGCCTGACGCATCGGACTGCCGTTGTCCTCAGCGCTCCGAGTGTATTTCTCCGGCTTTCCTTGGAATTTGCCGCCGCGCTTTTCGCCGGTCTTCTCGTCGAGCGCATATACGCCGCCTTCATCGCCACTGATGACGAGAGGAGACGTGGAAACGACCTGCCCTGCCGTGCCGTCGGCAAATTGCTTGGTCCACTTGGCCCTGCCACTGGCGGGGTCGATCAGCGACACCTCGTCCCAGGCCTTGTCGCTGGTGTCGTCGCCCTCGGTGCAAGCGCGTACCCGGATCAGATTCTTGCCGCCGGTGTACGAACCGGCTGAGCAGCCACCGTCGTGATACAGGTCCTGTGTATTCCAGACCTTGCTGCCGTCCTCCAGCCGCATCGGGTCCCAGGCCTTACTGCCGTCGGCCACCTTCAGCGCCACGTGCTCCGTATCCGCCGCGATCACCACGGCCTCGCCGGAACGAGCCACCGTCAGCCCGTCACCCATGCCGAACTCGTCCTTCACCTTGAAGGCCCGCTTCCAAAGCACCTTGCCGGAGTACAGGTCGAAGGCGGCAACATGGTCGCACTTACCCCTAGCCCCGGCCGTTGCCGAAGCGCCATAGGCAACGATGCCGACTCCGCCGTCGGAATCAGAAGGAGCCAAGCACGCCTGCTGACCCGCGCCCGGCAGCGCTGTGGCCCAAAGCTGCTTACCGGTGTCGAGCTCGTAGGCCTTCACACCACCGGACAGTGTCTGTACGACTGCCTTGTCCGTGAACCAGGTGCCGTCCACCTCCTGCTCCCTCAGGCCCCAGCTGACGTCCGTCGGCACGCTGTACAGCGGCTCGGTGGCAGCGTTCGCCATCAGGTACCACGCGCCCCCGCCGGCCCCACCGAGCACGACGAGTGCGACGACGAGCAGCACGATCAGCCCGGTCTTCTTCTTCCTCGGCGGTCCAGCCGGGACGGGCGCCCCGGGGAACTGCTGCGGATGACCTGGCTGGCCGTAGCCCGGCTGGGGGGCCATCGGATACTGCGGGGGCCCCGGCTGTTGGGGGTAGCCGTAACCAGGCTGTCCCGGAGGCGCGGCGGGTGGCGGCTGCTGCGGATGACCGTACGCCTGCTGCGGATAGCCGTATCCCTGCGGGGGCGGGTTGCCCTGCTGCGGTGGCATGGGGGGCTCCTGCGGCGGAGGGTACTGCTGCCCGTAGGGGCCGGGACCAGGGCCGGGACCGGGACCGGTACCCGGCATGGGTCCGTTGGCGCTCATCAGATGTTGCTCCTGACGTACTGGGCCCACGCGGCCTCGAATTCGCTCTCGTTCATGCCAACTGCCGTCTGCAGCTGCTGATCGAGGTTGGTGGGCTTCCTGTAATGGTCTACGACAAACTCGAAGAGCGCTTCCTCGCCGCCCTTCTCCGCGATGAAGCGGATGGCCAGATAGCTGAGGGAGTAGTTCGCGCCCACGGAGCTGTTCTGCAGTTCGAAGTCCTGGCCGGGCAGTTGGCCATCGAACTCCTCGCCCGCGAGATCACTACGTACGCTCGCGTCGCCCATAGCCCGGTCGAACCGGTAGGAAACGTACTCTGCAAACCCCTCGACGACCCACGCCCGAATGCTCGTTTCCTCATCCTGGCCGTATGCGCCGGGATCCTGCGGCTGAACGAGGGCGTGCGCGATCTCATGCCGGGAGATGTCTCCGACGCCCCTCTGCCACCAGGACGAAGTGAATCGGCCCGTCGAGGTGTCCATCTTGATGCGGGCGCCACCGTATTCGAGGGCGTCCTCGCCGCCGCCGTAACTAGCGTTGAAGGCGGGCATGGGAACGCTCTGTCCTGCATCCCACCCCACGTCCTGACCGTTGTTGTTGTACAGCTTTGTGTACGTCTTACGGTCGGGCTCGAGTACGACGAGAAAACCCTCAGGGGTGTTGGGAACCGACGACGCATTCGATGCCCACAACTCGAGATCCTTCTTAGCGCTGTCCTCGACAATCGGCGCGAAACGGCTGGCGTCCGCAGCGTTCTTCTTGGCCGCGATCGTAATGGTGTGCGCCTGACGCTTGACGTACATGTCGTCGTAGAGATCCCAAGGGGCCGGATAGTAGACCGCGTTGGCCATGGCACTCGCGCCCGGCGATCCGCCCACCTCACTGATCTGCGGCTCAGCCGACTCGGACTGCTTCTCAACGGTCCACCGATACCACTCGGAGACCGGCCGAACATCAACGCCCTTGATCTGATGCACAAAGGCAACATCCAGCGCGAGCTTCACATCGGAACCCCACTCGTCCGAGCCGTCGCCCGTCTGCTGGAGCACCATGTACTTGCTCTCCGTGAAGGGAATCTTCCGCAGATTCTTGAAGATCGCGCGCTGCTTGTCCTTGGCCGCACCGACGAAGGGCTCCAGGAACTCGTCCTCGTCCCCGCTCTTCAGGGCGTTCGTACGGCCGTTGAGCAACGTCGCGATCTCGTCCGAGCTCAAGATCTGCTGTTTCTCATCGTCACCACCCTGGGCGCCGGGCAGCGAGCCCCCGCCGACAGCCTGGTACAGAGCCAGCCCGCCCACCGCGAAGACGGCTACCACAGCCAGGACCAGCAGACCGATGACGAGGCCCTTGAGCCCCTTGCCCCCGCCGGAGTTGCCAGGCGGCGGAGGTGGTGGCGGCGGTGGCTGATACCACCCTTGCTGCTGGACCGGTGCCCCGTACGGGCCGGCATTCCCCGGCCCTCCCGGCGGCGTCGAATAGGACATGACAACCTCTCACGCGGACATACTGATGAGGGGCACGATGCGGTCCGGCCGCACGCGGCAGAGGCCTGGGTGACTTACCCAG
Above is a window of Streptomyces sp. DT2A-34 DNA encoding:
- a CDS encoding PQQ-binding-like beta-propeller repeat protein gives rise to the protein MPPQQGNPPPQGYGYPQQAYGHPQQPPPAAPPGQPGYGYPQQPGPPQYPMAPQPGYGQPGHPQQFPGAPVPAGPPRKKKTGLIVLLVVALVVLGGAGGGAWYLMANAATEPLYSVPTDVSWGLREQEVDGTWFTDKAVVQTLSGGVKAYELDTGKQLWATALPGAGQQACLAPSDSDGGVGIVAYGASATAGARGKCDHVAAFDLYSGKVLWKRAFKVKDEFGMGDGLTVARSGEAVVIAADTEHVALKVADGSKAWDPMRLEDGSKVWNTQDLYHDGGCSAGSYTGGKNLIRVRACTEGDDTSDKAWDEVSLIDPASGRAKWTKQFADGTAGQVVSTSPLVISGDEGGVYALDEKTGEKRGGKFQGKPEKYTRSAEDNGSPMRQAAGFGNIFLMGGYDPDGGAGSPRSLVAYDLDSGKELWRSKASPKMEYIPLRETGDERLLVYVTESTERPKLVEFNPEDGAMTTLVEYPEEVDTNTGIDAWPFWHKGVIYVTSVGAGISGDSFSLAALPTTDS